A section of the Carya illinoinensis cultivar Pawnee chromosome 12, C.illinoinensisPawnee_v1, whole genome shotgun sequence genome encodes:
- the LOC122289302 gene encoding carbonic anhydrase, chloroplastic-like, with amino-acid sequence MDVYITFSDQLAEESSDMASLFHSEEPVYEEVRRLNSEKGDHLENDQEKSANLIPSSFDPVQAIIQGFKYFKQNEFDPNRPFYDELAKGQEPKFLVFACSDSRVSPSIILNFKPGEAFMVRNIANLVPVFDQLKYSGTGAAIEYAISVLKIPNILVIGHSSCGGIKRLMSYPEDDSAPW; translated from the exons ATGGATGTTTACATTACATTTTCTGATCAACTTGCAGAAGAATCATCAGATATGGCTAGTCTTTTTCATTCGGAGGAACCAGTTTATGAAGAAGTGAGGAGGTTGAACAG TGAGAAGGGAGATCACTTGGAAAATGATCAGGAGAAGTCTGCAAATCTGATCCCCTCCAGCTTTGACCCAGTTCAAGCCATTATACAAGGGTTTAAATACTTCAAGCAGAATGAATTTGA CCCGAACAGACCGTTTTACGACGAACTTGCCAAAGGCCAGGAACCCAAG TTTCTGGTATTCGCATGTTCAGACTCCCGAGTGTCCCCCTCTATCATCTTGAACTTCAAGCCTGGGGAAGCTTTCATGGTCCGCAACATTGCTAACTTGGTTCCTGTGTTTGATCAG CTAAAATACTCTGGAACTGGCGCTGCCATTGAATATGCGATATCGGTTCTTAAG ATACCAAATATCCTTGTTATTGGGCATAGTAGCTGCGGTGGGATAAAAAGGCTTATGTCCTATCCCGAGGATGATTCTGCTCCTTGGTAA